A part of Leishmania braziliensis MHOM/BR/75/M2904 complete genome, chromosome 30 genomic DNA contains:
- the SGT gene encoding putative small glutamine-rich tetratricopeptide repeat protein translates to MEEKDQPITDDHRKLVFSFLRMMRRSKVENPERTEAVAQMLGEEFGVDPAGSGGLHDTEVDVLEAFKTALREHERRSGAEQDEKFMSFVELLEKKGYFKGVEKGSDEYAQRLEKARDKFNQRNNPYEGLTAEQIKNKGNELMSQAKYKEAIAYYTKAIELESDNAVFFANRAAAHTHLKDYSNAIIDCERAIVINPEYSKSYSRLGTALFYQENYARAVEAFTKACDLDPDNDTYKEDLKRAEEKAKMTGLTTGGGMGGFPGMGGFPGMGGMPDMSQFASMMNNPQFMETAQRMMQNPEFSNMVANMAGKFSQGGMDPAELNRLGADMGMRNVDEEGNVVTPFGKVNRAAIEKLQEEEVRKNPKLAGIMADVQANGYGAFQKYLGDPDVMSLMMKFQSLMFTNPNSSA, encoded by the coding sequence ATGGAGGAGAAAGATCAGCCCATCACGGATGACCACCGGAAGCTcgtcttttccttccttcgGATGATGCGCCGGTCGAAGGTCGAGAACCCCGAGCGCACGGAGGCTGTGGCGCAGATGCTCGGTGAGGAATTCGGCGTCGACCCGGCCGGGAGCGGCGGTCTGCATGACACAGAGGTGGACGTGCTAGAGGCCTTCAAAACGGCGCTGCGTGAGCACGAgcgtcgcagcggcgccgaacAGGACGAAAAGTTCATGTCTTTTGTGGAGCTTCTGGAGAAGAAGGGCTATTTCAAGGGCGTTGAGAAGGGCTCCGACGAGTACGCGCAGCGGCTGGAAAAGGCGCGCGATAAGTTCAACCAACGCAACAACCCCTATGAGGGCCTCACAGCGGAGCAGATAAAGAACAAGGGCAATGAGCTGATGAGCCAGGCCAAGTACAAGGAGGCAATCGCGTATTACACCAAGGCCATTGAGCTGGAGTCGGACAACGCCGTCTTCTTCGCCAACCGCGCCGCGGCTCACACGCACCTCAAGGACTACAGCAACGCCATCATCGACTGTGAGCGTGCCATCGTCATCAACCCAGAGTACTCCAAGTCGTATTCCCGCCTTGGAACAGCGCTCTTCTATCAGGAGAACTACGCCCGCGCTGTGGAGGCGTTCACCAAGGCGTGCGATCTCGACCCCGACAACGACACCTACAAGGAGGACCTTAAGcgggcggaggagaaggcgaagatgACTGGCCTCACCACGGGCGGCGGCATGGGTGGCTTCCCGGGCATGGGTGGCTTTCCCGGGATGGGCGGCATGCCAGACATGAGCCAGTTTGCGAGCATGATGAACAACCCGCAGTTCATGGAGACAGCTCAGCGTATGATGCAAAACCCCGAGTTTAGCAACATGGTTGCCAACATGGCGGGCAAGTTCAGCCAGGGCGGCATGGACCCAGCGGAACTGAACCGCCTTGGTGCCGACATGGGGATGCGCAACGTGGATGAGGAGGGCAACGTTGTGACGCCGTTTGGCAAGGTGAACCGTGCCGCTATTGAGAAactgcaggaggaagaagTGCGCAAGAACCCGAAGCTGGCTGGAATCATGGCGGATGTGCAGGCCAACGGCTACGGTGCCTTCCAGAAGTATCTCGGCGACCCGGATGTCATGAGCCTGATGATGAAGTTCCAGAGCCTAATGTTCACAAACCCGAACAGTAGTGCttag
- a CDS encoding putative superoxide dismutase, which yields MRVSVLQLFREYVPKGASTHVSLALATPHGVTRAFRATEMAAAAADAERDAKGFFYLPRIDYDVSQGVAPLMTRKQFDVQYHVFHKAAVDQLNTHTLGSELEGHNLNVVLRNSSFDASRAVIHTAASEHFNYCFWYRSLRPWGTAVPTRLRDGLQLQYSQNGAVDAVGEVQRLFAVTALSQQSVGGWVYLVWTGKAFDVLAFDHGTCPLGSDLIPLLALNTHESARCYDYPLAEGDEEGDNVERFVRNFFKTCNWKLAEHYFLQCGRA from the coding sequence ATGCGCGtctctgtgctgcagctTTTTCGTGAGTATGTGCCCAAAGGGGCATCCACTCACGTGAGCCTTGCCCTTGCCACGCCGCACGGCGTCACACGTGCCTTTCGCGCGAcggagatggcggcggcggcggcggatgCAGAGCGAGACGCGAAAGGTTTCTTTTATCTCCCCCGCATTGACTACGATGTGTCCCAGGGGGTTGCGCCACTCATGACGAGAAAGCAGTTCGACGTTCAGTATCATGTTTTTCACAAAGCAGCGGTGGATCAGCTGAATACGCACACTTTGGGCTCCGAGCTGGAGGGGCACAACCTGAACGTTGTACTTCGCAACTCCTCCTTCGATGCATCGCGCGCCGTCATCCACACTGCAGCATCGGAGCACTTCAACTACTGCTTCTGGTATCGTTCTCTGCGTCCGTGGGGCACGGCTGTGCCAACGCGACTCAGGGATggactgcagctgcagtacAGTCAAAATGGTGCTGTAGACGCTGTGGGAGAGGTACAGCGACTGTTCGCGGTCACCGCGCTCTCCCAGCAGTCTGTTGGCGGATGGGTGTATCTCGTTTGGACCGGTAAGGCGTTTGACGTTCTCGCCTTCGACCACGGCACCTGCCCTCTCGGCAGTGACTTGATTCCACTCCTAGCGCTGAACACGCACGAGTCGGCGCGTTGCTACGACTATCCGCTTGCAGAGGGagacgaggaaggggacAATGTGGAGCGCTTTGTTCGAAACTTCTTCAAGACATGCAACTGGAAGCTAGCGGAGCACTATTTCCTTCAGTGTGGTCGAGCCTAG
- a CDS encoding putative chaperonin HSP60/CNP60 has translation MFSLSRRWASGRSIEFGGNARQLMLAGIERIATAVGVTLGPKGRNVIIRQPDGEPKITKDGVTVARSIEFHNQFEDVGAKLIRQVANKTNDVAGDGTTTATILAWSIFAEGYKSVTTGANPMDLKRGIDAAVAIILDDLAEQTRPLKDLAMLENVATISANGERPLGILIAQAVKAVGVSGFISVVDGNTTTTEWSKQDGWCIEHGFVSGALMTDSTNLRSRLDNPLVFVTAQPLEAVQDVVRLLEGARAQRRPLVLIGPSFGKSVMQTVILNHESGVVQCGVVRVPESKEDELHDVALSCQCNVEKVSFVSYVDDVKCLLGSAKYMEQTMDNTVVCGTGDTTAGVRLLQSQLERLMTEESREAMRERISKLNNTYAVIRVGGRSAIEVNESKDRVVDALNASRNALVEGIVAGGGAALLHASKKLDELLLHDEEMGQDRRTGIQIVRNAIRLPLKKISENAGEEGAVTVENVAEYQETTMGYDAQNNKYVDMFEAGIVDPVRVVRSCVVDAASVAGLMITTEASVCDYRSIPDKHRKG, from the coding sequence ATGTTCTCCTTATCGCGTCGGTGGGCGAGTGGAAGGTCTATCGAGTTTGGCGGAAACGCGCGGCAGCTCATGCTAGCCGGTATTGAGCGCATTGCTACTGCTGTTGGAGTGACGCTCGGCCCCAAGGGCCGGAACGTGATCATCCGGCAACCGGATGGGGAGCCGAAGATTACCAAGGATGGCGTCACAGTAGCCCGATCGATTGAGTTCCACAACCAGTTTGAGGACGTCGGAGCGAAGCTGATCCGCCAGGTGGCCAACAAAACCAACGATGTGGCGGGTGACGgtacgacgacggcgaccATTCTTGCCTGGAGCATCTTCGCCGAGGGCTACAAGAGTGTCACAACTGGAGCAAACCCGATGGACCTCAAGCGTGGCATCGACGCGGCTGTTGCCATTATCCTCGATGACCTAGCAGAGCAGACCCGCCCGCTCAAAGACCTCGCCATGCTTGAGAACGTAGCGACGATCAGCGCGAACGGGGAACGACCCCTTGGCATTCTCATTGCACAGGCGGTCAAGGCGGTAGGTGTTAGCGGCTTCATTTCTGTAGTGGATGGCaacacgacgacgacggaaTGGTCAAAGCAAGATGGATGGTGCATCGAGCACGGGTTTGTTTCCGGTGCCCTCATGACCGACAGTACCAACCTGCGCAGCAGGTTGGACAACCCACTAGTCTTTGTCACTGCACAGCcgctggaggcggtgcaggatgtggtgcggctgctggaggGAGCGCGGGCGCAGCGTCGACCGCTGGTGTTGATTGGTCCCTCGTTTGGCAAGTCGGTGATGCAAACCGTTATCCTGAACCACGAGAGCGGGGTTGTTCAGTGCGGCGTGGTGCGTGTGCCAGAGTCGAAAGAGGACGAGTTGCACGATGTCGCCCTCTCCTGCCAGTGCAACGTGGAGAAGGTCAGCTTCGTCAGCTACGTGGACGACGTGAAGTGCCTGCTGGGATCCGCGAAGTACATGGAGCAGACCATGGACAACACTGTCGTGTGCGGCACTGGTGACACGACAGCAGGTGTCCGGCTATTGCAGAGTCAGCTGGAGCGTCTCATGACCGAGGAGAGTCGCGAGGCCATGCGGGAGCGTATTTCGAAGCTCAACAACACCTACGCTGTCATCCGTGTCGGTGGCCGCTCTGCGATCGAGGTGAACGAGTCGAAGGATCGAGTGGTGGACGCGCTGAATGCATCTCGCAACGCGCTTGTCGAGGGCATCGtggctggcggtggcgccgccctTCTACATGCCTCAAAGAAACTCGATGAGTTGTTGCTCCATGACGAGGAGATGGGGCAGGACCGTCGCACCGGCATTCAAATTGTGCGCAATGCTATTCGCCTTCCTCTCAAGAAGATCAGTGAAAACGCAGGCGAGGAAGGCGCAGTGACGGTAGAGAACGTGGCTGAGTATCAAGAGACGACCATGGGATACGATGCACAGAATAACAAGTACGTGGACATGTTCGAGGCTGGGATTGTCGACCCGGTCCGCGTAGTGCGATCCTGCGTCGTCGATGCCGCCTCAGTTGCTGGACTGATGATTACGACAGAGGCGAGCGTCTGTGATTACCGTTCGATCCCCGACAAGCATCGCAAGGGATAG